One genomic window of Gavia stellata isolate bGavSte3 chromosome 7, bGavSte3.hap2, whole genome shotgun sequence includes the following:
- the MAPK1IP1L gene encoding MAPK-interacting and spindle-stabilizing protein-like isoform X1, giving the protein MNVDRIRMSGTDDFSLADALPDQSPAKTSKVSSTKPGQQPGQPPQGWPASNPWNNPSAPPTAPAGLPPNTSASSVPFGPPPTGMYPSMPPGPPAPFPPPPTGPSCPPPGGPYPPPTVPGPVPPGQYPPPNMPFPELPRPYGGPTEPAAPPAPVGPWGSMPSGAWGPTMGGQYPAPSMPYPPPGPYSAPTQTPGAAPTVPWGTVPPGTWGPSPPGPFPPPTGSYPAPGLYPTPPNPFQVPSGPAGAPSMPGGPHPYR; this is encoded by the exons CAGAATGTCTGGAACTGATGATTTTTCG TTGGCAGATGCTTTACCAGATCAGTCGCCTGCTAAAACCTCCAAAGTGAGCAGTACAAAACCTGGTCAACAGCCTGGTCAGCCACCGCAGGGTTGGCCAGCTTCGAATCCTTGGAACAACCCAAGCGCTCCCCCTACGGCGCCAGCCGGACTGCCACCAAATACGTCTGCTTCCAGCGTGCCATTTGGACCTCCGCCAACAGGAATGTATCCTTCAATGCCCCCTGGACCGCCTGctccatttcctcctcctcctactgGACCCTCTTGCCCTCCTCCTGGTGGTCCATATCCACCCCCAACTGTGCCAGGTCCTGTCCCACCAGGGCAATATCCTCCACCAAATATGCCCTTTCCAGAGCTTCCAAGACCTTATGGTGGTCCAACAGAGCCAGCTGCACCTCCTGCTCCTGTTGGGCCATGGGGATCCATGCCCTCTGGAGCATGGGGACCAACAATGGGAGGGCAGTATCCTGCACCTAGCATGCCATATCCACCCCCAGGGCCATATTCCGCTCCTACCCAGACTCCAGGGGCTGCGCCAACAGTACCATGGGGTACGGTCCCACCTGGAACATGGGGACCTTCACCGCCAGGTCCATTTCCTCCACCCACAGGATCATATCCAGCTCCAGGACTATACCCTACGCCCCCTAATCCTTTTCAAGTGCCATCTGGTCCTGCTGGTGCTCCATCAATGCCTGGTGGTCCCCAT CCTTACCGTTGA
- the MAPK1IP1L gene encoding MAPK-interacting and spindle-stabilizing protein-like isoform X2, giving the protein MSGTDDFSLADALPDQSPAKTSKVSSTKPGQQPGQPPQGWPASNPWNNPSAPPTAPAGLPPNTSASSVPFGPPPTGMYPSMPPGPPAPFPPPPTGPSCPPPGGPYPPPTVPGPVPPGQYPPPNMPFPELPRPYGGPTEPAAPPAPVGPWGSMPSGAWGPTMGGQYPAPSMPYPPPGPYSAPTQTPGAAPTVPWGTVPPGTWGPSPPGPFPPPTGSYPAPGLYPTPPNPFQVPSGPAGAPSMPGGPHPYR; this is encoded by the exons ATGTCTGGAACTGATGATTTTTCG TTGGCAGATGCTTTACCAGATCAGTCGCCTGCTAAAACCTCCAAAGTGAGCAGTACAAAACCTGGTCAACAGCCTGGTCAGCCACCGCAGGGTTGGCCAGCTTCGAATCCTTGGAACAACCCAAGCGCTCCCCCTACGGCGCCAGCCGGACTGCCACCAAATACGTCTGCTTCCAGCGTGCCATTTGGACCTCCGCCAACAGGAATGTATCCTTCAATGCCCCCTGGACCGCCTGctccatttcctcctcctcctactgGACCCTCTTGCCCTCCTCCTGGTGGTCCATATCCACCCCCAACTGTGCCAGGTCCTGTCCCACCAGGGCAATATCCTCCACCAAATATGCCCTTTCCAGAGCTTCCAAGACCTTATGGTGGTCCAACAGAGCCAGCTGCACCTCCTGCTCCTGTTGGGCCATGGGGATCCATGCCCTCTGGAGCATGGGGACCAACAATGGGAGGGCAGTATCCTGCACCTAGCATGCCATATCCACCCCCAGGGCCATATTCCGCTCCTACCCAGACTCCAGGGGCTGCGCCAACAGTACCATGGGGTACGGTCCCACCTGGAACATGGGGACCTTCACCGCCAGGTCCATTTCCTCCACCCACAGGATCATATCCAGCTCCAGGACTATACCCTACGCCCCCTAATCCTTTTCAAGTGCCATCTGGTCCTGCTGGTGCTCCATCAATGCCTGGTGGTCCCCAT CCTTACCGTTGA
- the LGALS3 gene encoding galectin-3, with translation MSDGFSLSDALTTNNNPTPCAPPPQGWPSWGNQPPAPGGFPAYPGPPGTYPGAPGAYPGAPGPYPGAPGPYPGGPAGQGPYPGAPGAPAGPGPYPAPGQPPSGPGFGPPPSQGGPAPPMKVPFELPLQAGLAPRMLITITGTVNPNPNRFSLDFKKGNDIAFHFNPRFKEDNRKVIVCNSIFQNNWGQEERTAPRFPFEAGKPFKLQILCEVDHFKVAVNDAHLLRYNFREKKLNEITKLCIAGDITLTSVMPTMI, from the exons atgtcAGACGGTTTCTCT tTATCCGACGCTTTGACCACCAACAACAACCCCactccctgtgccccccccccccaaggctgGCCCTCCTGGGGGAACCAGCCGCCGGCTCCTGGGGGGTTCCCGGCATATCCCGGCCCTCCTGGGACCTATCCTGGAGCACCGGGAGCATATCCTGGAGCACCGGGGCCGTACCCTGGAGCACCAGGGCCGTATCCTGGAGGACCAGCAGGACAGGGACCGTATCCGGGAGCACCTGGAGCACCCGCAGGACCAGGGCCGTATCCTGCCCCAGGACAACCACCCAGTGGCCCTGGATTTGGGCCCCCTCCTTCGCAGGGGGGACCAGCTCCTCCCATG AAAGTCCCCTTCGAGCTGCCCCTCCAGGCAGGACTCGCCCCGCGGATGCTCATAACCATCACGGGGACCGTCAACCCCAACCCAAACAG GTTTTCACTGGATTTCAAGAAAGGGAATGACATTGCTTTCCACTTCAATCCCCGCTTCAAGGAAGACAACAGGAAAGTCATCGTCTGTAATTCAATTTTCCAGAATAACTGGGGACAGGAGGAGAGGACGGCTCCTAGGTTTCCATTTGAAGCTGGAAAACCCTTCAAg ctccaGATCCTTTGCGAGGTGGATCACTTCAAGGTAGCGGTCAACGACGCTCACTTGCTGCGGTATAACTTCCGCGAGAAGAAGCTGAACGAGATCACCAAACTCTGCATTGCTGGGGACATCACCCTCACCAGCGTCATGCCGACCATGATATAA